The Triticum dicoccoides isolate Atlit2015 ecotype Zavitan chromosome 6A, WEW_v2.0, whole genome shotgun sequence genome has a window encoding:
- the LOC119317500 gene encoding C2 and GRAM domain-containing protein At1g03370-like — MRLTVRVIGARNLRAMDFNGFSDPYVKLQVGKQRFKTKVVKMNLNPEWDQEFSFLVADVREVLKLDVYDEDMIGTDDFLGQVRVTLEDLLAAENFSLGTRWYQLLPKTKSDKAINCGEICLAISLETAGATRSWSDDLATELTGTQKEDSLQSSQSAGSSSAALAYEENEASKEDNVNEYFSDGTEIPEDDKCGEVRDPEDRFNGIPTEISNEAETSKTEKLDKPSLVDRVYQMFAKKNDDISSTSLTKTEALEEVQQAPAVFEAPLSQNSDISSEITFAELLRSFESRHEEVEMPVNLQGILVNQSYFTSPSDLNNLLFSPDSDFRQTLVQLQGCTDFKTEPWRIDNDGESLKRVISYTTAPSKLVKAVKATEEQSYLKADGKEYSVLLSASTPDVPCGTYFRTEVLFRIMPGPELDSEQQTSHLVISWRMNFLQSTMMKSIIENGARQGLEQNYSQFSDLLSEKIKPIDVDDAGSDKEQVLASLQGGQESDWKIAFLYFCNFGVLSSLFVALYIGVHVSLVNSGAVQGLEFPGLDLPDSVSEIVMGGLLFLQVQHIFKKIMCFFQAREQKVGDHGVKAQGDGWLLTVALIEGTNLAPVDATGFSDPYVVFTCNGKTKTSSIKFQTLEPQWNDIFEFDAMDDPPSVMNVHVYDFDGPFDEVTSLGHAEINFVKSNLSELADVWIPLQGNLAKSRQSKLHLRIFLNNSKGTGMVTEYLSKMEKEVGKKMTLRSPRTNTAFQELFSLPAEEFLISSFTCYLKRKLPTQGHLFLSPRIIGFYSSMFGRKTKFFFLWEDIEDIQAIPPSLSTWSPSLAITLHRGRGMDAKHGTKSVESGKLKFSLQSFASFSVANRTIMALWKARSLSSESKVQIAEEQSQNNTLQSEDSGIFVGVDDSKSLQMSEVFSSTISANMNSLLEVFEGGSLEMKVMEKVGCLKYSATQWESDKPDEYQRQIHYKFSRKLSPVGGEVTGTQLKSPMPNKKGWIIEEVMELQGVLLGDFFTLHIKYQIEDLAPKQKACSVQVYLGIEWSKTTRHQKRIEKNVLSSSSARLKEMFSLASKQLSNTR; from the exons ATGAGGCTGACTGTGCGTGTGATCGGAGCGCGCAACCTGCGCGCCATGGATTTCAACGGGTTCAGCGACCCGTATGTGAAACTGCAGGTTGGGAAGCAGCGGTTCAAGACCAAGGTGGTCAAGATGAACCTGAACCCGGAGTGGGATCAGGAGTTCAGCTTCCTCGTCGCCGATGTCCGGGAGGTGCTCAAGTTAGATGTCTATGATGAAGACATGATCGGGACCGATGACTTCCTGGGCCAGGTGAGGGTGACACTGGAGGATCTTCTGGCCGCGGAGAACTTCTCGCTCGGTACGCGCTGGTACCAGCTTCTTCCCAAGACCAAGAGTGACAAGGCAATTAATTGTG GGGAGATTTGTCTTGCAATATCTTTAGAAACAGCTGGGGCCACACGATCATGGTCCGATGATCTTGCAACTGAACTAACTGGTACACAGAAAGAGGATTCATTGCAATCAAGTCAAAGCGCAGGATCATCATCAGCGGCATTAGCTTATGAAGAAAATGAAGCTTCTAAAGAAGATAATGTTAATGAGTATTTTTCTGATGGAACTGAAATCCCTGAAGATGACAAATGTGGCGAAGTGAGAGATCCAGAGGACAGGTTTAATGGGATTCCTACTGAAATTTCTAATGAAGCCGAAACTTCTAAAACAGAAAAGCTTGACAAGCCCTCGCTTGTTGATCGTGTCTATCAAATGTTTGCCAAGAAAAATGATGATATTTCGTCAACATCATTGACAAAGACCGAGGCTTTAGAAGAAGTTCAGCAAGCACCAGCAGTATTTGAGGCTCCTTTAAGCCAAAATAGTGACATTTCTTCAGAGATTACATTTGCTGAACTATTGAGATCTTTTGAATCGAGGCACGAAGAAGTCGAAATGCCTGTGAATTTACAAGGAATTCTTGTTAACCAGTCATATTTTACGTCACCTAGTGATTTGAATAACCTTCTCTTCTCACCAGATTCAGATTTTCGGCAAACATTGGTTCAGCTTCAGGGTTGTACTGATTTCAAAACTGAACCCTGGAGAATTGATAATGATGGGGAGTCCCTGAAGAGAGTGATAAGTTATACAACTGCACCATCCAAATTGGTTAAAGCTGTAAAGGCAACAGAGGAACAATCTTATTTGAAGGCTGATGGAAAAGAGTATTCAGTTTTATTAAGTGCTAGCACTCCTGATGTTCCTTGTGGTACTTATTTTCGGACAGAGGTTCTTTTCCGTATTATGCCAGGCCCTGAACTTGATTCTGAGCAACAGACTTCACATTTGGTAATTTCTTGGCGCATGAATTTTCTTCAGAGTACTATGATGAAAAGTATTATAGAAAATGGAGCAAGACAAGGCTTGGAGCAAAATTATTCACAGTTCTCTGATCTACTGTCAGAGAAGATCAAGCCTATTGATGTAGATGATGCTGGATCAGATAAGGAGCAGGTCTTAGCTTCATTGCAAGGGGGGCAGGAGTCTGATTGGAAGATAGCATTCCTATACTTCTGTAACTTTGGTGTCTTGTCCTCTCTTTTTGTTGCCTTGTACATTGGTGTTCATGTTTCACTAGTGAATTCAGGTGCAGTTCAGGGACTTGAGTTTCCTGGATTAGATTTGCCAGATTCTGTCAGTGAGATTGTCATGGGCGGGCTATTGTTTCTTCAGGTGCAACACATATTTAAGAAAATCATGTGTTTTTTTCAGGCAAGAGAACAAAAAG TTGGTGATCATGGTGTGAAAGCACAAGGCGATGGATGGTTGCTAACTGTTGCCTTAATTGAGGGAACTAATTTGGCACCAGTCGATGctactggtttctctgatccttatGTGGTATTTACTTGCAATGGTAAAACCAAAACAAGCTCAATCAAGTTCCAAACACTTGAACCTCAGTGGAACG ATATCTTTGAGTTTGATGCCATGGATGATCCTCCATCAGTTATGAATGTGCATGTATATGATTTTGATGGACCATTTGACGAAGTTACCTCTCTTGGACATGCTGAAATCAACTTTGTGAAATCAAATCTGTCAGAGCTAGCGGATGTATGGATTCCTCTTCAAGGTAACTTGGCTAAGTCCAGGCAGTCTAAGTTACACCTAAGAATCTTCTTGAACAACTCAAAGGGCACTGGTATGGTCACTGAGTATCTGAGCAAAATGGAGAAAGAAGTTGGTAAGAAG ATGACGTTGCGGTCTCCTCGAACTAATACTGCATTCCAGGAGCTCTTCTCTCTGCCTGCAGAAGAATTTCTAATCAGCAGTTTTACCTGCTACTTGAAGCGGAAATTGCCTACACAG GGCCATCTTTTCTTGTCTCCAAGAATAATTGGATTTTATTCAAGCATGTTTGGCCGGAAAACAAAGTTTTTCTTTCTATGGGAGGATATTGAGGACATACAGGCAATTCCCCCATCACTATCGACATGGAGTCCATCCCTTGCAATAACTCTTCACAGAGGTAGAGGCATGGATGCAAAGCATGGTACGAAGAGCGTAGAGAGTGGAAAGCTGAAGTTTTCTCTGCAATCTTTCGCATCATTTAGTGTGGCCAATAG GACAATAATGGCGTTATGGAAAGCAAGATCATTGAGCTCCGAGTCTAAAGTACAGATTGCTGAGGAACAATCTCAAAATAATACACTTCAGAGTGAGGACAGTGGGATTTTTGTTGGTGTTGACGATTCCAAGAGCCTTCAGATGAGTGAAGTTTTCTCGTCAACCATTTCTGCTAAT ATGAATTCACTTCTGGAGGTGTTCGAAGGAGGTTCATTGGAGATGAAAGTCATGGAGAAAGTTGGATGCCTCAAATACTCGGCTACACAATGGGAATCAGATAAACCCGACGAATATCAAAGACAAATTCATTACAAGTTTAGCAGGAAGTTGTCTCCTGTTGGAGGAGAAGTGACTGGGACCCAGCTGAAATCTCCTATGCCCAATAAGAAAGGGTGGATTATTGAAGAGGTGATGGAACTTCAAGGCGTCCTTCTTGGTGACTTCTTCACG CTTCATATAAAGTATCAAATCGAAGACCTTGCTCCTAAACAAAAGGCGTGCAGTGTCCAAGTCTATCTTGGAATTGAATGGTCAAAGACCACCAGGCATCAGAAGAGAATCGAGAAGAATGTTCTTTCCAGCTCATCTGCCCGCCTAAAGGAGATGTTCAGCCTTGCATCCAAACAACTCTCGAACACCAGATAG